A part of Candidatus Deferrimicrobium borealis genomic DNA contains:
- a CDS encoding cation:proton antiporter, whose translation MRKPPFCGILFLTAVLLFPAVAFAAGEDPSIPLLLYLVVILVSAKLMGHVAVALGQPAVLGELLAGILLGNLSLAGVHGLEEIATDPGVDLFARVGVVVLLFEVGLESTIRDILRVGLSSFLVAVLGVAAPFALGWLVGAWLVPGDSWQTHAFLGATLCATSVGITARVLQDIGKSRGKEARIILGAAVVDDVLGLIILAAISGSIVAAEQGGAPEGVWPQVAITLKAVGFLAGSLLIGTWITPRLFSGAARLRGAGVLIGVSLAFCFLLSHLAGVAGLAPIVGAFAAGLILEPVHFQKFGERNIHDLEDALRPLVELLAPVFFVLMGAKVDLTAFASTGALWLAFLLTIAAIAGKQACSLGVLDSTVNRWAVGVGMIPRGEVGLIFASVGASLVLEGKKVIGATTYSAVVIMVIVTTLVAPPLLKWTLADRGTPDSS comes from the coding sequence TTGAGAAAACCGCCGTTCTGCGGGATCCTGTTCCTCACCGCCGTCCTCCTGTTCCCGGCGGTCGCGTTCGCCGCGGGCGAGGACCCCTCCATCCCGCTCCTCCTGTACCTCGTCGTGATCCTCGTGAGCGCGAAGCTCATGGGACACGTGGCCGTCGCGCTCGGGCAGCCGGCGGTCCTCGGGGAGCTCCTGGCGGGGATCCTCCTCGGCAATCTTTCCCTTGCGGGCGTCCACGGACTCGAGGAGATCGCGACCGATCCCGGTGTCGATCTTTTCGCCAGGGTCGGCGTGGTGGTGCTCCTGTTCGAAGTGGGGCTCGAGTCGACGATCCGGGACATCCTTCGTGTGGGGCTCTCCTCGTTCCTCGTGGCGGTGCTGGGCGTCGCCGCGCCCTTCGCCCTCGGCTGGCTGGTCGGGGCATGGCTCGTTCCCGGGGATTCCTGGCAGACCCACGCCTTCCTCGGGGCCACCCTGTGCGCCACGAGCGTCGGGATCACGGCGCGCGTCCTCCAGGACATCGGGAAATCCCGCGGCAAGGAGGCGCGGATCATCCTCGGGGCCGCCGTCGTGGACGACGTCCTCGGGCTGATCATCCTGGCCGCCATCTCCGGCTCCATCGTTGCCGCGGAGCAGGGCGGGGCGCCCGAAGGGGTCTGGCCGCAGGTGGCGATCACCTTGAAGGCGGTGGGGTTCCTCGCGGGCTCGCTCCTCATCGGCACGTGGATCACTCCCCGTCTCTTTTCGGGCGCGGCGCGGCTACGGGGGGCGGGGGTCCTGATCGGCGTCTCGCTCGCGTTCTGCTTCCTGCTCTCCCACCTGGCCGGGGTGGCGGGACTGGCGCCGATCGTGGGCGCGTTCGCGGCGGGGCTCATCCTCGAACCGGTCCATTTTCAGAAGTTCGGTGAGCGGAACATCCACGATCTCGAAGATGCGCTTCGTCCCCTCGTGGAACTGCTGGCGCCGGTCTTCTTCGTCCTGATGGGGGCGAAGGTGGACCTCACCGCGTTCGCTTCGACGGGGGCGCTCTGGCTCGCCTTCCTGCTCACCATCGCCGCCATCGCGGGGAAGCAGGCCTGCTCCCTGGGGGTCCTCGACAGTACGGTCAACCGGTGGGCCGTGGGGGTCGGGATGATCCCCCGCGGGGAGGTCGGCCTGATCTTCGCCAGCGTCGGGGCGTCTCTCGTCCTCGAGGGAAAGAAAGTGATCGGGGCGACCACCTACTCCGCGGTCGTCATCATGGTGATCGTGACCACCCTCGTCGCCCCTCCGCTCCTCAAGTGGACGTTGGCGGACCGGGGCACCCCGGACTCCTCGTAG